The DNA segment CGTCGAGTACGGCGACGTCCGCCGGGAGCCGTCCGGGCGCGTCGCCCGGCCGGCTCGCCGCGTCGCTCAGCATGAGCCGGGAGCCGGCACGGCGCAGGATGCGCCGCATGCGCTCGGCGGGCTGGTCGGCGCCGATCGGGACGTACGCCCCTCCGGCCGCGAGGACGCCGAGCACCGCAGCGATCTGGTCCGGGCCCCGCCGCACGGAGACGGCGACCGGCTCGCCCGGCCGCAGGCCGCCCTCGACGAGGGCTCCGGCCACGCCGAGTGCGCGCCGCGCCAACTCGCCGTAGGTCATGGCCGACTGGCCCAAACCGCTGCCCCACAGCAGGGCGGGACGGTCCGGTTGCCGTCGTGCGCGGGCGAAGAAGGAGTCGTGCAGTGTCCTCGGGGTGAGCGGCCGCTGCGTGGAGTTGACCTTCTCCCGCACCACCCGCTGCGGTGCGGGCAGTGGCACCGACGCCGACGTGGTCCAGTCGGAGTCCTCCGCCGACAGACCGTCGACGAGCGTCCGGTAGGCGTCGAACATGTCGTCCATCAGACGCGGCGGGAACAGGTCGTCGACCGAGTCCCAGCACAGGTCGACCCCCTCGTCCGACTCGTACACCTGGTGGTCCAGCCAGACCTGGGGCGTCTGCGAGATCATCCAGTGGAGTTCTCCGAGCACCGTCCGCACAGGTGGCGGGACCAGTTCGGTGCCCAGGTTGCACGCGAACACCACGGGGGCGCGGCGGGGGCGGTCCGGGTCCGTTCGGGCCAGATCGCGCAGCACCTCCACGCCGGAGCAGGCTCGGTGGGCGACGTTGGCCCGGAACTCGGCCTGGAGGGCGTGAACGCGCTCGGCGAAGGACGCGCCGGCGGACAGGTCGACGGGAAGCAGCAGCAGATCGGTGAAGTCGGCCACCATGCCGTCGACGTCCGCGTGGGCCGGGTCACGGTCGAACATCGGCAGGCTGAGCAGGAACCGGCTGCTCTCGCTCCACGCTCCGAGCACCTGCGCGTACGCGGCGGCGAGGGCCATCGCCGGTGTCGTGCCGCCCTGCCGCGCGCGACGGCGGAACCGCTCCCAGGCCTGCGGTGCCACCCGGTACCTGCGCCGGGTGAAGCGCGGCGCGCCCAGGGTGCTCGGATCGGTGGCGAGCGGGAGGGCGGGCCCGTCGGGAAGGTCCGTCAGACGTTCACGCCAGTACCGGCGGGCCCGTTCGCGCGCGTCGGTCCGGTCGAGGTCGTGTTCGCGGTCGGCGAGATAACGCGGGAACCCGGATTCGCTCCCGGGCGGCGAGGTCCGCGAGGCCGTCTCGGCACCGGGGGCGCGTGCCTCGATACCGGGGGCGCCTACCTCGGTGCCGGGGTCGTCGAGGCACGCGCGGGCGAGGTCGGCCAGCAGGATCCTGATGCTCTCGACGTCCGCGACGAGGAGGTCGATCCCGAGATGGATCCGGGACGTCCCTCCGGGCAGGAGGGAGAGCTGGACGTCGAACACCTCGCCGTGTTCGACGCGCAGCCGGCGGTGCGACAGCGCTTCGCGTACGGCCGCCAGCCGGGGCCGCGGATCCTGTTCCGCGCAAAGGTCGTGGACGGTCAGGCCGCGCCACGGGCTCGTCGGCATGATCTGCTGCGTACCGTCGTCGAGGAACCGGGCGCGCAGCATGCCGTGGCGCGCGATGACAGCGTGCACCGCGTGTTCCAGTCGCCGCGGGGCCAGCCGGGCGCCGTCGAACTCGAAGTACGCGTGGCAGCCGACCCCGCCGAGCACCTGGTCGTCGCGGCGGCCGATCCAGTAGGCGTGCTGCATGGCCGTCAGCGGGAAGGGAGCGCCGGAGTCCGGGCTCCGGGCTCCACTCGGCTCTGCCCGCTCCTGCGGGGGTGCCTCGGCCGACGGATGCGGGAGAGCCGGTGCGACGGCCGGCTGCCGTTCCCGGCGGGTGTGCGGCACGTGCGGTGGCCGGGTGGCGAGCAGAGCCGTCCAGGCCGCCAGGGTCGGACGCTCGGCCAGATCGAGGAAGTCGACGAACACGCCGTGCCGGCGCAGTCGGCCGGCCAGGCTCATGAACCGGATGGAGTCCATGCCGCACTCGGTCAGATCGTCGTCGTGCGGTACGTCCCGAGGCTCGCAGCCGAGCAGGCCGGCCACCTCGTTCCTGATGACGTCCTCGGTGAGTGCTCTGTACACGGACGACGACGGCTCGCATCCGGTCGCCGAAACCCCATGACCCGGTGAATTCATTCCACAACCCATCGCCGACTGATTGTGCCTCGGAATTGATACACCAAAGTTCTCGCCAACGGCAAAGCGTTGCAGATGGCGGACGGCGTCTCACCCGCTGCTATGGTTGCGCACGTCGCAGAGCCCTGGGCATACCCGGTCACGGGACGAGCTCAAGCACACTCGCTCCACACATCGACCGGCACTCGACCTAGAAAGTCCATCCATAAAATGTTCGGATTATCGGGATGAAATTCAGCGCCGACACGTTGGACTCCGTGCTGCACGAACGGGCCCGGCTGCACCCGGACCGGCCGGCCCTCGTCTCACCCGCCGGAGACGTCGTTACATACGACGAACTGCGCATTCTTGCCGAGCAGTTGACGTCACAGCTGCGCCGCATCGGCGTCACCGCCGGGGATCGGATCGTGGTCCAGCTCCCCAACCTTATGGAATTCACACTTCTGATCTTCGCGCTGGTGCGGATGCGGGCCATTCCGGTTCTGGCCCTCCCGGCACACCGGAAGAACGAAGTCAGCCACTTGTGCCGCATGACGGATGCCGTCGGTTACGTCATCCCGGACCGGCACATGGGTTTTGAATTCTCGGAACTCGCCGATTCCGTACGGGCAGAGAATCCGAATCTGCGTCACGTACTGATTGCCACCGGGGGGAACAGGCCGTGGCACAGCCTCGACGAAACATTTCTTCTACGGGACGGCACCCCTCTTTCCGAAGCCGCCGGGAATTGGCCGGACAATGCCTCCGAAGCACCCGGATCCTCGCGTCCCGACGGGGCGGAAACGGCCCTGCTCCTGCTGTCCGGCGGAACGACCGGACTGCCCAAACTGATCGCCAGGACCCATCGGGACTACGCGTACAACATCCGGCACAGCGCGGCGGTGTGCGGGCTCGACCAGGACAGCGTGTACCTGACGGCCCTGCCGGCCGCTCATAATTTCGCCCTCGGCTGCCCCGGTGTGCTGGGCACCCTGGCGGCCGGCGGCAAGGTCGTCCTGGCCGAGGACGCCACACCCGCCAGGACCTTCCCCCTGATCGAGCGCGAACGGGTGACGGTCACCGCGCTCACCCCTCCTCTGCTGAAGCTCTGGCTGGACGAGGCGGCCTGGACCGAGCACGACCTGTCGAGCCTCGCCCTGCTGCAGGTGGGAGGCGCCCGGCTGAGCCGGGCGGACGCCGAACGGGTCGGGCCCGAACTGGGCTGCCGGCTCCAGCAGGTGTTCGGCATGGCCGAGGGACTGCTCTGCTTCACCCGGGCCGACGACCCGGAGGACATCGTGCTCTCCACCCAGGGCCGTCCGCTCTCCGGGGACGACGAGCTGCGTGTGGTGGACGGCGACGAGCGCGAGGTCGCCCCCGGCGAGGTGGGGCACCTGCTGGTGCGCGGCCCCTACACGGTGCGCGGCTACTACCGGGCGCCCGAGTACGACGCCATCGCCTTCACCTCCGACGGTTTCTACCGGACCGGCGACCTCGTCCGGATCACCCCGACCGGCCACGTGATCGTCGAGGGCCGGATCAAGGACGTCATCAACCGCGGCGGCGAGAAGGTTCCGGCCACGGAGGTGGAGAGCCATCTGGCCGAGCACACCCGGGTGGCCGAGGTCGCGGTCGTCGGGATGCCGGATCCGCTGCTCGGTGAACGCACGTGTACGTATGTGGTACCGCGGGCCGAACCACCCACGCTGAGGGAGCTGAACGGCTTCCTGCGCGAGCGGGGACTGGCCGCGCACAAGCTGCCCGACCGGCTGGAGATCGTGGCCACGCTGCCGCGTACCGGCGCGGGCAAGGTGGACAAGCGTGAGCTCGCCGAAGACGTCGCCGCGCGGCTGTGCGCGGAACGCGACGCGCGCCGGCGTACGGCAGCGAGCCTGTAGAGCAGTGAGGGAGAAGCCATGACGTCGCGTCCGTGTTACCGGGAGACCGAAGCCGACGCACCGCACGACCCGCTGCTCACCGTGGCGAACCTCGCCGCGGCCCATCGCGGCGAGACCCACTTCGTGTACGAGCGCGGTGAGACCTGGACCTTCTGCGCCGGAGCGCTGGCGGAGCTCACCGTCGACGCTCACCATGTCCACTACGTCTGCGGGAGCGAACGGCGCAGTGTCGCCTGGCGCGACCAGCCGCTGCGGACCGTGGCCGAACTGCTAGGCACCCTGCCGACGCGTTCCTGGCGCGCCTACGGCTGGGCCGCCTTCGAGCTGGCCGCGCGGTTCGCACACCCGGCAGGCGAGGTCCTTCCGGCGGCGCGCACCCCCCACGACACGCGAGGCCCGCTGCTGAAGCTGGTCGTGCCGCGCGACGAGATCCGGATCACCGCCGGACGTGCGCTGCTGAACTGCGTGGACGAGGCCAGGTCGGCCGAGCTGACCGCCCTGCTCGGTGCCCTGCCGATGCGCTCCGAACCAGCCCGTGGAACGGTCGAGTCGGACCTCGCCGTCACGGGTGGCCAGTACCGCGAGCGGGTGAGCGAGGCCGTGGCCGAGATCGCCGCGGGGCTGCTGGACAAGGTCGTCCTGAGCCGGGTCGTACCGGTGCCCCACGAGATCGACCTGATCGACTCCTTCGTGCTGGGCCGCCGCCACAACACGCCCGCACGCTCGTTCCTGCTCCATATGGGCGGGTTGCGCGCGGCCGGCTTCAGCCCGGAGGTGGTGCTCTCGGTCTGCGCCGACGGACGGGTACGGACCCAGCCGCTGGCCGGGACCAGGGCGCTGACGCCGTCCGCCGTCGAGAACCGGCGACTGCGCGCCGAACTGCTCGGTGACGCCAAGGAGATCCACGAACACGAGATCTCGGTGACCGCCGCGCTGGAGGAGATGCGCACGGTCTGCGAGGCGGCCGGGGTCGGTGTCGACGAGTACATGGCCGTCAAGGAACGCGGCAGCGTGCAGCACCTGGCCTCCCAGGTCTCCGGCCGGCTCGCACCCGGTCGCGACCGCTGGGACGCCTTCGCCGCCCTGTTCCCGGCGATCACCGCGTCCGGGGTGCCCAAGTCCGCCGCCATGGAGGCGATCCGACGGCACGAGCAGGAGGCGCGCGGGATGTACGGGGGTGCGGTGCTGACCCTCGGCAGCGACGGTTCGCTCGATGCCGGCCTGGTGCTCCGCGCGGTCTTCGCGCAGGCCGGACGCGTATGGCTGCGGGCCGGGGCGGGGGTCGTACGGGACTCGGTGCCGGCACGTGAGTTGGAGGAGACCTGCGAGAAGCTGCGCAGCGTCGCGGCCTATCTGGTCCCGGCGCGAGCCCTCGCGGAGGTGCCGTGACCCGCGGCCGGCCGCGCGTTCCGGCCCGCCACCCCGAGATCGAGCGGAGGCCGCACACCGAGGTCGGCACCGTCCGGCGCGAAGTCCTCAGGTAGGCGCGGTCACTTGGGGTGGGGAGCCGGTCCAGCGGCGGGATCAGGCACATGCACCGGACTCCCCCGCCAAGAGTTCGACTGTGACACAGGCCACTCGTGACCCTTGACATGGATCAGACACCACTGCACTCTTCCACCATTCGGTTGGTGTCTACCGAGTAGCGGAATCGACCTCGTCGCCAATACCCCGGAGTACCCGCATGGGACGCCGCATCAGATCCCGCACAGCCGCCAGGGGAACAGGCTCCGGAACGTGCGGCCTGCCGCATCCCGAGTCTGCCCGCGAACTCGGCGCGCACACGGCGATGTCGGGGCCGGCCACCGGCGACGAGGTCGTGGCGGCCGCCGGCCCCGGGTGCCGGCTGCGGGTCGCGACGCCCCTCGCCCGCCTGGGCAAGGACATGCCCCTCGCCCACACCGTGCGGGCACTCGACGCCGCCTTCCGCGCGGCGCCCCCATAAGGCGGTCGCTCGGACCGGCGCCCGTCCGCCACTGCACCGTCGTCACGCACACCGTCGTCACGCACACGGTCGTCGCGCACACCGTCGTCATGCACACCGCCCCACAGCCCGCCACGGTGCCGGCCCGTGGCACGGCCCCCTCCTCTCCGGCGCCGCAGGAAAGGGTGCTAGATGATCCTCGCCAACTACCAGCAGAACTACAGTCCGGTGGGGCATTCGCTCGGGCTGTCGTCCATCGTCGCGATCCTTCCGCTGCTCGTCCTGTTCGTGCTGCTCGGCGCGGTGCGGATGAAGGCGTGGCTCGCCTCGCTGATCTCCCTCGTCGTCGCCGTGGTGCTCGCGGTCGCCGTGTACTCGATGCCGCTCGCCGACGCGCTCAACAGCGGGCTGCTGGGAGCCGCGTTCGGTTTCTTCCCGATCATGTGGATCGTCATCAACGCGATCTGGGTCTACAACCTCACCGTCGAAACCGGTCACTTCGACGTCCTGCGCAGGTCGTTCGCGTCCATCAGCGACGACCAGCGGGTGCAAGCGATCATCATCGCCTTCTCCTTCGGTGCACTCATGGAGGCGCTGGCCGGCTTCGGCACGCCCGTCGCGATCAGTTCGGTCATGCTGATCGCCCTGGGCTTCAAGCCGCTCAAGGCGGCCACCGTCGCCCTGGTCGCCAACACCGCGCCCGTGGCGTTCGGCGCGATAGCCGTGCCGATCACCACACTGGCGGGCGTCACCGGCCTGCCCGTGGAGGATCTCGGCGCGATGGTCGGCCGGCAGACGCCGATCCTGGCGCTGTTCGTGCCGCTGGCCCTGGTGTTCATCGTGGACGGCCGAAGAGGGCTGCGGCAGGCGTGGCCGCCGGCGGTGGTGTGCGGTGTGTCCTTCGGGGTCTTCCAGTACCTGTCCTCGAACTTCTGGTCCGTGCAGCTCGCCGACATCATCGCCGCGCTCGCCTCCGCGCTGGCGGTCCTGGCATTCACCCGGGTGTGGCACGCCGAGGAGACGTACCAGGAGAACAACGAGAACAACAAGGACGCCGAGGACGACGGCCTCGACGGCGACCTCGGCGACGCCGACGACGGCTCCCGCCGGTCACGGACCCCCGGCCAACCGGCCTCCGCCGGCGGCGAGTTCGTGGACACCCGGGTGGTGGCCCGGGCCCGCGCGGACGCCGACCGCGACACGCGCGACTCGCCTCTGGACGTCTTCAAGGCGTACGCGCCCTACCTGGCCGTCATCGTGGTCTTCGTGCTGGCCACACGGGTACCGGCGATCACCGGAAAGGCTCCGGCCAAGGTCGGCGCGACGGGTACCGGCCTGGAGTCGGTGACGCATATCGTCAACTGGCCGGGGCTGCATGTCCTCAGACCGAACGGTGACCCGGTCGCCACCACCTTCAAACTCAACTACCTCTCGGCGGCCGGGAGTCTGCTGCTGATAGCCGGCCTGATCAGCGTGGTCCTGCTCCAGGTCGCCCCGCGCCGTGCACTGCGCGCCTACGGACGCACCCTCGACCAGCTGAAGTTCGCGGTGCTCACCGTCATGCTGGTGATAGGGCTCGGCTACATCATGAACGAGTCCGGGCAGACCACCACGCTGGGTCTGTGGGTGGCCGGTGCCGGCGGGGCCTTCGCCTTCCTCTCCCCGATCCTCGGCTGGCTGGGCGTCGCCGTCACCGGATCCGACACCTCCTCCAACTCCCTGTTCGGCGCCCTCCAGATCACCGCCGCCCACCAGGCGGGCCTGTCGCCCACCCTCATGGCCGCGGCCAACTCCTCCGGTGGAGTGCTCGGCAAGATGATCTCCCCGCAGAACCTCGCCATCGCCGCGGCCGCGGTCGGTTTCGAGGGCCGCGAGGGGATCCTCTTCCGCCGGGTCATCGTGTGGAGCGTGGTCTTCATGCTCTTCATGTGCGTACTGGTCTACCTGCAGAGCACCCCCGTGCTCGACTGGATGGTCGTGCGCACGTCGGCAACCACCCCCTGACATCTGCGCGGCCCGGCTCCGTCAATCCACAAGGAGCCGGCTCCGTAACTCCACAGGAGAGCCAGCCTCGTTCAGTCGGTCGACGCAGCAAGTCGCCGTCGGTTGCGCAGTGTTTGTCGGCGTACCACGCGATGATCGCCCTGAACCCCGGGCAGTCAGCGGTGCGTTCCGCCGCGCCCGACCTGGGCGATCACCCGGTCGGGCGCCTTCCGGCGCTGCCTCGGCCGTCGGCGGCCAGGGCGGTGAACAGGGCGTCGAGGGCGGCGGGGTAGGCGCGTTCGGAAGGGGCTGCGAAGCCGATCAGCAGCCCCTGCGGACGGTCGGCGGGGTCGTGGTGGAGTTCGGTGAGGCCACGCAGGGCGACACCGTGACGGGCGCACCTGGCCAGGAGTCGGTCCTCGCCGGGGCCGTCGGCGGGGAGGGTGACGAGGGTATGGAGGCCGGCGGGTACTCCGTGGGCGGTGAGGCCGGGTCGGGCGGTCAGGCGGTCGAGGAGGAGTTCGCGGCGCCGGCGGTAGCGCAGGCGGGCGGCGCGGATGTGGCGGTCGTAGGCGTGCGTGGTGATCAGGTCGGCGAGGACGAGCTGGCCCAGCGTCTCGGTGTACAGGTCGGCTTGCTGTCTGGCCCGCGTCACCGGCCGCACCAGAGGCGACGGCAGGACCATCCAGGCCAGTCGGAGGGCGGGGCCGAGGGTCTTGGACGCGGTACCGCAGTAGACGACATGGTCGGGTGCCATGCCCTGGAGGGCGCCGACGGGTTGGCGGTCGTAGCGGTACTCGCCGTCGTAGTCGTCCTCGACGATCAGGCCGCCTGTGGAGCGCGCCCAGGCGCACAGTGTCCGGCGGCGGCCCGGATGCAGCGGAACGCCGGTCGGGTACTGGTGCGAGGGGGTGAGGAACACCGCGCCTGTGCGCTGTGTCAGCGCTTCCACGCGGGCGCCGT comes from the Streptomyces sp. NBC_00820 genome and includes:
- a CDS encoding L-lactate permease, producing MILANYQQNYSPVGHSLGLSSIVAILPLLVLFVLLGAVRMKAWLASLISLVVAVVLAVAVYSMPLADALNSGLLGAAFGFFPIMWIVINAIWVYNLTVETGHFDVLRRSFASISDDQRVQAIIIAFSFGALMEALAGFGTPVAISSVMLIALGFKPLKAATVALVANTAPVAFGAIAVPITTLAGVTGLPVEDLGAMVGRQTPILALFVPLALVFIVDGRRGLRQAWPPAVVCGVSFGVFQYLSSNFWSVQLADIIAALASALAVLAFTRVWHAEETYQENNENNKDAEDDGLDGDLGDADDGSRRSRTPGQPASAGGEFVDTRVVARARADADRDTRDSPLDVFKAYAPYLAVIVVFVLATRVPAITGKAPAKVGATGTGLESVTHIVNWPGLHVLRPNGDPVATTFKLNYLSAAGSLLLIAGLISVVLLQVAPRRALRAYGRTLDQLKFAVLTVMLVIGLGYIMNESGQTTTLGLWVAGAGGAFAFLSPILGWLGVAVTGSDTSSNSLFGALQITAAHQAGLSPTLMAAANSSGGVLGKMISPQNLAIAAAAVGFEGREGILFRRVIVWSVVFMLFMCVLVYLQSTPVLDWMVVRTSATTP
- the pdxR gene encoding MocR-like pyridoxine biosynthesis transcription factor PdxR; translation: MPNSWSSSRLDLHIALDTAGGRRAGLESALRTAIRQGRLPTGTLLPSTRGLAQELGLSRGTVSAAYGQLVEEGYLTTRPGSGTKVADAAQRAQAPAGPAPAPATPRHDLRPGRPDVSAFPTRAWLASTRRVLTHARPEVFGSGDPQGRIELRVALADYLGRTRGVITDPDRIVITSGYYQGLGLLSGVLATSGIRTAAVEDPGHNVFRDVVRRAGLNTVALPVDAHGARVEALTQRTGAVFLTPSHQYPTGVPLHPGRRRTLCAWARSTGGLIVEDDYDGEYRYDRQPVGALQGMAPDHVVYCGTASKTLGPALRLAWMVLPSPLVRPVTRARQQADLYTETLGQLVLADLITTHAYDRHIRAARLRYRRRRELLLDRLTARPGLTAHGVPAGLHTLVTLPADGPGEDRLLARCARHGVALRGLTELHHDPADRPQGLLIGFAAPSERAYPAALDALFTALAADGRGSAGRRPTG
- a CDS encoding (2,3-dihydroxybenzoyl)adenylate synthase, coding for MKFSADTLDSVLHERARLHPDRPALVSPAGDVVTYDELRILAEQLTSQLRRIGVTAGDRIVVQLPNLMEFTLLIFALVRMRAIPVLALPAHRKNEVSHLCRMTDAVGYVIPDRHMGFEFSELADSVRAENPNLRHVLIATGGNRPWHSLDETFLLRDGTPLSEAAGNWPDNASEAPGSSRPDGAETALLLLSGGTTGLPKLIARTHRDYAYNIRHSAAVCGLDQDSVYLTALPAAHNFALGCPGVLGTLAAGGKVVLAEDATPARTFPLIERERVTVTALTPPLLKLWLDEAAWTEHDLSSLALLQVGGARLSRADAERVGPELGCRLQQVFGMAEGLLCFTRADDPEDIVLSTQGRPLSGDDELRVVDGDEREVAPGEVGHLLVRGPYTVRGYYRAPEYDAIAFTSDGFYRTGDLVRITPTGHVIVEGRIKDVINRGGEKVPATEVESHLAEHTRVAEVAVVGMPDPLLGERTCTYVVPRAEPPTLRELNGFLRERGLAAHKLPDRLEIVATLPRTGAGKVDKRELAEDVAARLCAERDARRRTAASL
- a CDS encoding salicylate synthase, with product MTSRPCYRETEADAPHDPLLTVANLAAAHRGETHFVYERGETWTFCAGALAELTVDAHHVHYVCGSERRSVAWRDQPLRTVAELLGTLPTRSWRAYGWAAFELAARFAHPAGEVLPAARTPHDTRGPLLKLVVPRDEIRITAGRALLNCVDEARSAELTALLGALPMRSEPARGTVESDLAVTGGQYRERVSEAVAEIAAGLLDKVVLSRVVPVPHEIDLIDSFVLGRRHNTPARSFLLHMGGLRAAGFSPEVVLSVCADGRVRTQPLAGTRALTPSAVENRRLRAELLGDAKEIHEHEISVTAALEEMRTVCEAAGVGVDEYMAVKERGSVQHLASQVSGRLAPGRDRWDAFAALFPAITASGVPKSAAMEAIRRHEQEARGMYGGAVLTLGSDGSLDAGLVLRAVFAQAGRVWLRAGAGVVRDSVPARELEETCEKLRSVAAYLVPARALAEVP